Part of the Desulfobulbaceae bacterium genome is shown below.
TCAACACTGCGCTAAACCCATGCTGATGGTCCATCGACCAGTCGATGAAGGCTGACGACAACCAAACCTCCATCAAGGAAGGACAAAATAAAAAGCCACCCCGTCTTCCCTGCCCGGAAACGGTGAAATGATGTTGATAAAACCGCCGTGCAAGTTGATAATCTTCTGGCAGAAGCAAAGCCCCAGACCTACCCCCACAGTTAATACAGAGTTTTCTCGGTCTTGTTTCACGTTGCTCCCCATGGTGAATGGCAGAAAGATTGTCTGCTGAATCTCTTTCGGGATGGCCGCCGCCTGATTAATAATCACAAAGGCAACTCGACCCTGCTTGGCAATAGGCAAAGGGCACTCTTCAGGTGATCCGCTCCAGATTTCCACCCCAGATCGTTTGTCGCCATATTTGATTGCATTCATAATGAGATTGGCAACGACCCGTGCTATGAGGCGTTTGTCCGCGGAGACTGACAGGCCGGCATCCAATCCCTGGCAGTGGAAATTCCAACTCTCCATCGTCATCACCCCCTGCTGAAAGCTGACCTGTTCCTGGACGCAGGCACCAAAGTCAAAGGGCTCCTTACAGAGAACTAGACTACCGTTCCTGGCCGCAACTGTCGTGAGCAGATCCTGGATCATATCCATTTGTGTTTTTAGGCACATCTGGGCAAGGTTGATATAGAAACGTTGATTCTCGGTGGTATCCGGATCCAAGCCGAGCATGTTGACCGCCCCGATGGCCCCGTTCATGGGGTTGCGAATATCATGGACCAGCATCCTAGCCCCCCACTCCGTCGATTCCATCTCCTTTGTTTGATCTTGACACTTGCTCTGCCAATGATTCAGATCTCGTTTACGATCCAGCAGCAACCGCAGCTTTTTGCTCATCAACTGGGGGTCGATAGGCCTTATCAGATAGTCATCAGCCCCGGCCTCGATCCCGATAAGCGCATCCCGTTCATTAAGGCACTTTGCCGAAATCAGGACTATCGGCAGATGGACCAGCGTAGGATTACTCCGCAAGCAGCGGCACAAATCATATCCGGAGAGGCCAGGCATCATCACATCAGACAAAACAAGATCGACCTCGCCTTGCTCCTCCTGCAGGAGTTCAAGGGCGGATGTGCCGTCCATCATGGGAATAACCTGATATCCTTCATGTTCCAAAGTGGCCTGGAGAACCAGTAAGTTATCCGGCATATCCTCGACAATCATAATACGTTCCATTTCACCTGCCTCCACACTATCTCCCACTCCCTTTATTAATTAAGCTGCCTGCTAAAGGCTGATTCGGCCTCGAACAGTTTCCGGTTATAGTTTCATTGACGAACGCTAACTGAGTTCGAGCTTCCTTAGCAATTTCAGTGATTGACAACATGCCGTCCGATCCACCTTGACAGAAGCTCAACATCTTGGTGCAGCAGGATGCCAGACGTTGCTGGAGTTGGGAGTGCTGAGCACGAAGATTGCCTTGAGTATCCTGCAGACTAGCAAGTTGATCTCGCAATTCCTTGATTTGCAGGATCGCCTTGACCCTGGTCACCATCTCCAAGTCATCCACCGGATGCACCATAAAATCATCCGCCCCCAGATCCAGCCCCTTGATTCTGCTACGCAAATCATTATAAGTGGCTGAGAGAAAAATAATCGGTATTAAGGCAGTCCCGGGCGAGGACTTAAGAAGTCGGCAGACCTCAAACCCGTCAATACCCGGCATTCGGATATCCAGCAAAATAAGATCAGGTGGCTCGGCAAGGATTGCCTCAAGACCGTCCTGGCCGCTCGTGGCGATACGGGTCGTTCCACCGATAGCGGCCCGAATTTTTTCCTGCAGCATGAACGCAATGTCAAGATTATCGTCCACGATCAATATATTTGCCACCTTAATACTCCTCCCCCAGCCAAGTGTTCAATACGGCCATCAAGACGACAGGATCGACCGGTTTAGCAACATAATCGTCGCATCCGGTTGCCATAAATTCTTCCCGGTCACCCTTCATGGCCCTGGCAGTCAACGCCACAATCGGGATATGCCGAAGTTCAGGCAGTTGCCGAATATTATTGATGGCATCCAGCCCACTCATATCCGGCATCTGGATGTCCATGAGAATAAGATCAGGATTCATACGAGCAGCCATATCGATAGCCTCCTGGCCGTTACAAGCCTTAATCATCTCATAGTTACCAATTTTCAATATTTCCTCGATAAGAAATAAATTATCATGATTGTCTTCGGCCACCAGAATTCGGCGCCCACCAGGATTTGGCCTACCCTTAACTTGAGGGATCATTGGGACACAGCCCTGCACCCCGGTCTCGCGGGGATGAGGAGTAATCGCTGCCAACGACAGGCCAACAACATCCCTGATGGTATCGAGAAGTTGATTTTCCCGGATATTCCCCTTAATCAATACCCCCTTAACATTGGCCGGCAGGCGGCTGGTCTGCTCGGCATCAAGATCCATTCCGCTCAAGATCAGCACCGGAATCCGAGCCAGGTCCGGCTTGCTGTTCATTTCCTTAAGGAAGGCAAACCCATCCATAATCGGCATCACAAGATCGAGAACGACCAGGTCCGGTTTTTCTTTTTCGAGAAGCTGCAGCCCGATGCTCCCATCGAGGCTAAAGGATATACGGTAGCCGGCCTCGCGCAAATGGACCCCCAGTTCCCGGACGGAGATCATATCGTCCTCGACCAGGAGGATATGGATACCGGTGTTATATTTTCCAAGTCGATCATCGTGATGCTGAGCCAGCATCACTCCAGGCGCTGGGAAAACCGTCTGTTGCTCAGGCTCGGCAGCTCCCCCTTGAAACATCCACCTGAGTTTTTCCTGCCAGGCATGATCAGGAAGGCGGTTTTTTCTCCGGCGATCAACCGGGACAATAACAGTAAAAGTCGAACCCCGATCAAGCTCGGAAACCACCTTGACCTCCCCTCCGAGTAACACGACAAGCTTCTTGCAAATATTTAAGCCCAAGCCGGAGCCCTTATATTTGCGGCTGGCCGAACCATCAATCTGGAAAAATGGTTCAAAAATCTGCTCTAACTGATCCTGGGGAATACCGATCCCAGTATCCTGGACAGTGAAATGGATGAAGCCTCTCCCCTTTCTCTCCTGAATCTGAACGGAGAGGGTGATGGCGCCCTTTGAGGTAAATTTAATGGCATTGCCGAGGAGGTTGGTGAGGATCTGCCCGAGTTTCCGCTCGTCGCTAACAATCATGGAGATCTCAGGGACAATCTGGAGCACGAATTCAAGACCATGACGCTCAGCCATTGATTTGATGCTGGCAGTAAGCGCTTCCAGAAAACCACGCACCTGGATCTGATCAAACCGCACCTCTTCCCGGCCGGTCTCGATCCGGGCCAGATCCAGGATATCGTTGATCAAGTCCAAAAGATTCCCGGCATTACGCATCACCACTTCCAGATACTGGTCCTGCTGTGCGTTGGTCTGGCCAGCGACACCGTCCCCCATCAGGCGAGTCAAGCCGAGAATAGCATTCAATGGCGTGCGCAGTTCATGTGACATGTTGGACAAGAAGATCGATTTCATCCTATTGGCCTCATCCGCCTCCACTGTCTTGCGCTCCAAGGCATCTCTCTGGGCAATGAGTTCCTCAGCCTGGGATTGAATCTCCTCACTCTGAGCGATGAGTTCCTCGCTCTGGGCTCTCAGTTCGTCATTCTGGGCCTCAAGGACTCTATTGCTGGCCTGCACTTCAACGGCCAAATCTTCCGTATGTTTCCTCCTGATGGCGTTCTGCATGGCAATACCCAGCTGGAGGGCGACATCCTCAAGAAACGACCGCTCATCGGTAAAAGGCTGGAATGCGGCAAGTTCCATCACCCCCAGAAACCCTTCTGCCACCTGAATGGGGAGACAGGCGATATGGGGCGGTTGTGCCACCCCAGTGCCAGAACGAAAGGCCAGGAAGCTTTCCGGCAGATTCGAGACAAAAATTGCCTCCTTCCTCAGGGCGACTTCACCCGGCACCCCTTGCCCCAAGATAAACTCGGGGGCAGGACAGGACAGAGCTTGGGTTGCCAGCGGAACCAACCGCTGGTCCGTTTCGGAAAAAAAATAGATAACCCCGGTGACCACAGAGGTGTACCGAGGTATGAGACGGAGAATATTAGTCGCGAGGTCTTCAAGACGGGTTTCCCGATTCAAGACTTTGATAATTTCATTCTGTCCACTGGCCAGCCGAAGAAGTCGCTCCAACTCCTGGTTTTTCTGCTCGATGGCATGGTTAATCTCCATCAAGTGGGTTTCATCCCGGATTAATTGCAGAGAACCGGCCAATTTGTAATTCTCATCATAAAAAGGAGTAGCCAATACCCAGGCGGGAAACCCGCTCCCATCCCACAGTTCACAATGATAAGTTTGCTCGACACTTGCCTTACCAGACATAATCTGAACATGGGGGCACAGATCGGTATGACAAAACTCCCGCGACCGCGCCACGTCGAAACATTTTTTTCCAACAGCCAAAGACATCGGCTGCTTCACGACCTTATCCATCGCCGGATTCTGAATGACAATAATAAAATCTCGATCAAGAACCCGCATGGCGCTTAAGGTTTGTTTATGCATCTGCACCATGGTGTCGTGCTTCAGAATCCCACTTTCGTCAAAAATATTTTGTAAAGGACCCTGATACATATTCCAAGACATCACAACATCTCCTTTTTTAAGTAAATTTTCAGGCGAGAATCAACCGGGCAAAAATGCCCCTGATAGCTCTGAGGGAGGGACTCGGACCTACCAAGGGCCAAATACCCGTCAGCACATAGGCATAAGTAAAAACGACGAAGTATATCAACCTTAAGTGAATGCTGGCAATAAATAAGCATATTTCTGCACAAAATAAAATCGTACTCCGAAAAAATACCGCTCGGGGGAGATAATCGGGACGGATTAGTCAAGTCGAACGAAACAAAGCTCACCATCCGCCGCAGCTCAGGCGTTACCTGCCAATAATGACACGACAGGGAATCCGGTTGTCTAAAATAACGGTTACGAATTGACTCTGGGACGTGCCGCAGGCTCTCCTCGTGATAAATTCCCTCTGCCGCAAAGGCCAGGCTGTCGCAATCAAGATCAGTGGCAAGGATGGTTACCTCCTGGTGAGGCGCAGCTTGTTGGTCCAACAATTCCGCAATCAGAATAGCCAGAGAATACGCCTCCTCACCAGAGGCGCAGGCAGAACTCCAGATCCGCACCGCAGCCCGCCTGGAGGTGGTCGTTCTCTCCATAATTTTCGGCAAAATCAGTCGTTCGATAAGCGTAAACACCTCGGGATCGCGAAAAAAATGACTCACCTTGATGGTCATCGCCGAGATCAGTTTCCGATATTCGGACGGATGATTCTCAAGAAAAACAAGGTAATCACCTACTGATTGGCATCGAACATCAATCATTCGCCGCTCCACGCGCCGACGCAAGGTAGACGAATTATAGCGAGTAAAATTACATCCCGACCACTGCTGGGCCAAGGTTATTACCCGGCAGAGCACTGCTTCCTCGTGTTCACTGAACATGAATACCTATAAGCGCCGGAGCGGCTGCTAAAATAGCGTCAACTTCCTGGTCATTCAGACCCAATTCCCTGAAGGCCCAAGGGTCGGCGCCATTGGCCATGGTGTCCGAAGACAAACCCACGCCCAAGAGGCAGCATAATATATTTGCCACATGGACCGCACAGACCAGCAGGCCAGACTGACTGGCCTGCCTGGGATGGTGGTGCAAGGCAATTGCCTCCCCCAAACCAGTCGGCAGGTTCCACAACTCCGCCACCTGACGACCGACTTCCGAATGATTAATGCCCAACACTTGTTGTTCCGCTTGATGGAACTCGACCCCTTGAAACAAAACCATATCCATAATCTTCGGAAACCACTGACCGGCACAGCGTTCAAGCACCACCTTGCCAATATCGTGTATCAGCCCGGCCAGATACGCCTTTTCCTGCTGCTCAGGTGCCTTGGCGCCGACCAGCAACTCAGCAATTTTAGCACAGGCCACCGAGTGATGAAAAAGTGCTCCGGTCTCCATAGAGTAAGCATACAATTTCCGCGCGAAATGATGATGGACCATAAGCTGCATCACCAACTTCCGAAAGGCCTTCAAACCTAACAGGGTCAGGCATTGAGAAATTGTACTGACCGGATAGGGCATATTATAATAAGCGGAATTGACCAACCGGAGCATACTTGCAGAAAGGACCTGATCCTGAAGAATGAGTCGCTCGATCTGTCGAAAACTGCTATTTTGATCCTGAGCCAAGACCAATGCCTGCATGGCAGCATCGGAAACCGGCTTCAATTCGGCAATCGCCTTGGACACTAACTCAGGGCCAATGGTCGATGCGGCAGAGCGAGATTGAGCGTGCCCGGAACAGGCAGAACGGACGGCAACTCGTCCATCACTAAGATCAAAAGACATATAACGGCCACAATCACCGCCCACTTCCTCGTGGATAATCGGGATATTCAGAGAGCTGAATATCCCTCTAAGGGCGAGAAGATTCCGCTGCCCAATTTGCAGGTTTGGTCCGCTGCCCAAAGTCCGAATATGGGCGCCTCCCGCCAAGACCACCTGCAAATGATCCTTACGGCAACCAGCCTCGATAAGTTTTTCCAGTATGAAAGGCACCCCACTTCGAGCGTAAGAGACAGGGTGTTGTTCTTCTTTCTCTTCAGAACCGAGGGGAAGGATAATATGAAGCAGTCCGCCGAGTTGGCGGCGTGGGTCATAGATGGCAACTCCGACACAGGAGCCAAGAAAGGTTTCCAAGATGTCAGGTGCCTTGCTGTAACAATATTCACCGGCAGTTATAACCAGCCGACTCATTGCGAGACAGATTGAGAGCTTAGCGCTTTCAGCTTAATCATGATACTACTGGGAGTAAAAATAGGGGGAGACAAGAGATCATTTCCAGGAAGATCTTGGCAAAGCCAAGAATCACCTCCTAATCCAAAAAAATTCATATTTTCGCCACCAGGAAGGCATGAAGGAAGACCACTGACAATGTTCAGGAAAAGCAGAAATCCAGTCTTAGCACGCCGCACCTAGCCCCTACTCAACGGCTAAGGAGAACAGGAATTCTCAACTATTAGCCGAAAAGATCCGATGAATCAATCTCTTTCCGCTCATCGTGACTCCAAGATACGCAAGCATGCTGACAAAAATAGACAGAAATCTATTAGGTAAAATGAGAATTGTCTACCTAATAAAATACACAAGTGATTATTCTTTTTTCAATAAATCTTCCCGCCCTGACGAAGAAGATTTCGCCAGGATGAACTCATAGATTCTGCGCCAAGCAGCAATGCTCCCACCGACTATACCATTCAGCCTAGGGTATAATCGATTGGCACGATGAGGGTAGCCTGAACTGGCGGGTTCGGGAAAGGGGCGGACTGCTTGATAATGGAAACGGAATTTTTATCTAGAAGCGCAAAACCGGAGCTTTTCTCGATCCGGATATCTTTAACCTGCCCATCCTGGCAGATCACGAAAGATACCAGCACCCTGCCCTGCCAGCCGTTCTTGCGAGCTATGACCGGGTAGGTCATATTCTTGCGGATTGCCTCCTTGATGAAATCAAAATGTTCCTGACGCCAACGTTCCTCGGCGGTTTGCGCCGTGCCGGTTCCACCCGATGCGACTGCGACAGGCGAATCCTGAGCCTGAGCAGACGCCACTCCCTCACTCCTCGCCATAGTCGACTGCGCAGGAGGTGAGGGGGTAGAGGTCAACGCCTGCGGTTCCGGCGTTTCGCTGACTATTGGCGCACTTGGCTCCTCCACCTCTACCGCTGCCACCTGAACCGGGGCGGGGATTTTCACCGCTTCCGGGATGGGCCTAACTAACCTCTTCACTACCTTTTTTTGTTTCCGGGGAGGGATAACTTCCTGTTTCACCACCTCCGGCGCCACCGGCAGCGTTGGAACAACACGTGCCACTGGTTCGGGAGGAGCTGCCACAGCGGGAGACGGGGCCGATTTTGGACCGGCCAGGATGGAGAGATCAATGACCTTTGGCGCTGGCGCCTCCGGCACCCCCGTAGCCAGAGAAAACAGCAACAATCCGAAGAGCCCATGCACTAAGAGTGAGGTAGAAAAACCAAAAGTCTGCACCCTCATGGCAATACCTCCGTCTGTAGGCTCACGGTAGTGAAACCTAAGTTCTTGACCCGATCAAGGACATCGACAAACCCCTGCAGCTCGATCTGACGATCAGCCCGGATGAGGATCGGTGTCTCCTTGGCGGCTGCGGCCAATACCATGCCGAGGGCTTCGAGCGTAGTCGGCTCTTCAGCCAGAAAAATCGTCCCCGCCCGATCAATTGTTACCGTTAACGGCTTCTGCACTTGACTCGCCTCAGCCATGGCCTGCGGCAATTCGACCTTAATCGCGCCCACGGCGATAAAGGTCGAGGTGGTGAGAACGATAGTTAAGAGCACGAGCATCACGTCTACCAGAGGGATAACGTTCATGCTTTCAAAGCCCCTCTCATCCATGATAAATATCCCATTCAAGGAGCAGCACCTTCACCCGACGCAACAACAAATTATAGCAAACCACCGCCGGGATGGCGACGAGCAGACCAACAGCCGTGACTTTGAGAGCCAAAGCCAACCCCACCATAATCTTATTGGCATCGGTCATACCTTCCCGGCCCATGGTATAAAAAGTGAGCATAATACCCATAACAGTACCCAAGAGACCGATATACGGGGCATTACTGCCGATGGTTGCAATAAGATGCAATTTATGGGTTAGGGCCAGTTCAAGACTTTTCCGGTTAGCAAAATTCTCAACCCGTACTTGGCGGTAAACCAAGAAACGTTCAACAGCAAGCCCCATCCCCACCACACTCATAATCACGAGCAGACCGATCACCCCGTAATCGATCGACACCTTTAACCATTCCATCCTATGACACCTCCAATAACAATCGCACTCCCATGCTGATCAGCATCAACATGGCAAACCCTTGAAAAATTCTCTGCATCCCCCCCACCTCCAGCCGCAGGCGACCGGCGAGCATCCCTAAGCCCCCTCCTGCAATAAGCAGCGGCGAACAGACAATACCGACCCCGAAAGATGCGCCACTTGTCGCCCCGAGAACTACTGACCCTGAACCGGCAGCGACAGCGAGAAGTCCAAGCAGGGATGGGCAGGGCAAAAGGCTGGTGGCTGCGCCCAAGGTAAAAAGTGTCCCCCGATTCCCGATGGCACCAAGCTTTTGCGGGCACTTCCGGCGATTAAAAACCGGTAGCAAGATCCCTGCTACAACCAAGAAGAGACCCGCCCACCGCTCACCATGCAGCTCCTGACCAAGGAGAGCAGCGCCAACCCCACCGGCAAGCCCGCCCCACATGGCGTAGACCCACAGCTTGCCCACGAGAAAACTTAGTGTTGAGTAAAATCCCTCACGAAAACCATCCGCGGAGCCGAGGAGATACGGCCCTAATTGGGGGAGACAGCCCAGACTGCATACCGTCGCCCCGGAGACGAGTCCAAGCAAAAAAAGAGCAACGAAATCAGGCACAACAGCGTTCAACCTCGGTGTCTACATATTCACCTGCCAGCAGTGCAGCGCCATAGGCCGTGGTGAGCTGCGGCAGCTCCGGCACCACCACCTCCCGCATCAGTTCATCCTCAAGGGCAATGACGAGTCCACGGTTCACTGCCGGGCCACCGTCGAAAAGCACCGTATCCTCAACCCCAAGTCGCCGGGCCAGACGCGCAACCCGCCGGGCAATGGCATAATGGATCCCGGCCACCAAATCCTCCTTGGCGTGACCAGCTGCCAACAGACTAATGATCTCGCTCTCAGCAAAGACCGTACAGGTGGAGTTGATCACCACTGGCACGCCCCGCGAATTTTCATGATAGCTGCCCAGTTCATCCACCTCGATCTCAAGGTTACGGGCTGTCATCTCCAGAAAGCGGCCGGTACCGGCAGCACACTTGTCGTTCATCGCAAAATCACTGACATGACCGTCATTATCAAGACGGATAACCTTCAGATCTTGGCCGCCGATATTGATGATCGTCCGCACAGCCGAGTGACCGAGATTGGCGGCGCCGACACCGTTTGCGGTGATCTCACTCACCGAAAGATCGGCCTCCTTGAATAATTTACGTCCATAACCAGTAGAGACAATGGCCCCGATCTCTTCACGACCGATCCCTGCCTCATGCAGGAGGCTCTCGAAGGCAGCAACGGTATTTTTGTGAAAAAGACTCCCGGTCGGGGTTATCCGGTGGGCGACAAGTGTGCCTTCTTCGTCAGTGATGGCGATCTTAATTGAGGTTGAACCAATGTCGATCCCTGCAAATTTCTTCACTTTTTCACTCCCTTATGATACTTACGTGTCCGAATCGACTCCAGAAATGCCTCAACCCGAGTAGAGAGCTGACCCATATCCTCAGGGCTGTAATCGGTCTCCACGTAAAGCATAGGTACCCCCTTTTGGGCCAACCCGGCTCCAATTTGCCGCTGTTCAAGTTCATAGGGGAGGCACCCGGAAAAGGCCTGATAGATGACGCCGTCCACCTGATAATCATCGGCAAGGGTAAGGAGGCGACGCTCCCGGTCACGGTTATCAGCCAGACACGGACAGGTGCAGGGTTTAAGTGCACGATCGGCAAGAGCCGGGATCATGTCGGCAAGCGTGCCCTCGCCAATAATCGCCTGATCGTGCAGGAGCCGGGCCGAGGAGCAAAGTTCATCGGCAACAATCACCGCCCCTGCCTCTTCCACCAGCACCGGCACCTTGAGGTTAGGAAAAATCGGCGGCGAGCCGGTAAAGAGGATGCGAGGCGCCTGCCGTGCGCCTGCCCCTTGACCGCGTGCAACCCTGGCCTCAAGTTCCATACAAAGCGTTGCCACAGCCTGACGCCAGCAATTGATATCATCAAAAAAATAACTGTTGGCAACAAGCAGCAGATCCTTGCCAGCCAAGGGTGCGGGCTGGCTGCACTGCAAGGCATACAGCTGCTGGAATACCCGGCTGGCCTGAGAACGTTCGAGAATTGCGGCCTGGACTGATTTACGGTTAAGCCGAACGCCTGTCCATTTCTCAAGGGTAAGAGCCAATTCCTTTACCGACTCCTGCCAGTAGAAACGCGCCCCTTCCGAGTCCTTCACCGGCGGCATCTCAAGGAGATGGACGGGATACCCGTGACTGGCGAGCAGAGAGGCCATCTTCCGCTTTTGATCACAGGTGGTTGGCACCACAATACCGCAAAGGTCTTCGAGCTGACCTCCTGACTCAAGCATCCCGAGGGTGGCCTTGACCAAGGGGCAGGATTTGGCCGGCATAATCTCAGCGCCCACCGACTCGTGGGCCTGAGCGCCGCTACAAAGACGCACCGGACGGGCGCCACAAGCACGGATCAGCTCCTCGGGCACCTGCACGCAGAGGGTACCAACCGCCTTTCCTTTTCCTGACGGCCGGCTCTCACCTTTTCCCCGGGAGCGGAAAAGATCATAAAAATATCCCATGGCCACCGGATTGTCAGGAAACCCCTCGATCCTGCGCAACATCTCCTCACTCTCCATGGCAAGGTGGAGGGCAGCTGTGCGACTGACCCGCGCTTTTCGATCAGTGCTCATGACCCTCTCCATCCTGTCTGCGAAAAAAACCTGTGGCAGTGGAGGTATAGACCGGCGCCCCGAGGAAGCGCACCTGCAGGCAGCGATCCTCAGGACAGACTTCAACACACTTAAAACACATCATACAGTCATCCTTTACAATATTGCGGCTTACAACATCATCGGCAATGGCATGGATACCAACATCGCAGGCCCGGAAACAGTTGCCGCAACGGGTGCATCTGCCTCCATCCTTAACCAGCCGCAGAAGTCCCAATTTGGTGAAAATGTAGTGAAAGGCGCTCATCGGGCAGAAAAGGCAGAAGAAACGGCGTTTCACAAAGGAACCAACAAAAAAGAGTCCGGTCACCACCATCCCGAGGGCAGTCAACACCAGTTTAGTCTTCGAACTGAAATCAATCACCAACTGCGACAAGTCGCCGGTAAAAAGCGGCAACACTGTCCGACCTGGACAGATCATACAGAAGGGAACTTCAAAATCGTGGTTGAGCTTCGGTAGACCGGCTATCGAGTTACCCATGGCCATGGGCAGCATGATAAGCAGGGCAAGCAGCAGATACTTGATCTTCTTAAGACGAGTGAAGACGGACGGGGCAAAGGCACCATAGCGGATACCCATTTTTTTCCTTAGAATGGTGAGCCAGTCCTGCAGAGTCCCAAGCGGACAGGCAAAGCCGCACCACGCCTTATTCAAGATGAGGAAAAACCCGACAAAGGTGGCAAGCCCTACCAATACGCCAATCCCACGCCCTGAGAAGAGCTGAGCATAGGGCAACGCCATTTGATGCTGAAACCCCATGAGATAGCACGAGCCCCCTCGTTCTTGATCGAAGACGCAGGCGAAGGTAGGCAGCTGGTTGCCGAGGTTGATTGCCACCATGCCCCCAAACACAAGAAGCAGGAAAAATACGATCTGAACCCACCGCCGAAGCCATGAGACGCTGCCGTTATCCAGCCGTTGACAAATACTACTCTTCATCAAAGACGATCTCTCGCCGCGGCCGCCGCCGGCGTTCTCGGTGGATATAGATCCCAAGACCGGACACGGCCATGGCAACGGTTACGATCAGCAACCCGTAGACTAACGAGGTGTACTCACGACGGGCAGGATTATAGCGCCAGGGAAAGGTAGAAACCATCTCGACGCGGCGATAATCCAGCCCATTGAAGGACCCGACCTGGTCAACCGCGTAACGGGCCTCGATCCGCACCTCGCCGAGCTGATTACGCTCAAAGAGAGACCAAGAAGCAGGGTAATAGTCGCGAATCAGCTGTACCGCAGCATGACCATCAGCATCAGTGGTCACCTCACGGCTCCACCCCTTCTCCGAGGTCACCCTGACCGTTGCGAAAGGAGCGGGCTTGCCTTGATAGAGGACGTCAAGTGCAAGCATATCGCCCGACATGAGTCGCGAATGAAAATTACCATCCCAAAGGTCCCGGACCACTATCTCGAAGGGCACCACAAGGCAACTGCGGGGGGCAATAC
Proteins encoded:
- the exbB gene encoding TonB-system energizer ExbB, with translation MEWLKVSIDYGVIGLLVIMSVVGMGLAVERFLVYRQVRVENFANRKSLELALTHKLHLIATIGSNAPYIGLLGTVMGIMLTFYTMGREGMTDANKIMVGLALALKVTAVGLLVAIPAVVCYNLLLRRVKVLLLEWDIYHG
- a CDS encoding sulfite exporter TauE/SafE family protein, which translates into the protein MNAVVPDFVALFLLGLVSGATVCSLGCLPQLGPYLLGSADGFREGFYSTLSFLVGKLWVYAMWGGLAGGVGAALLGQELHGERWAGLFLVVAGILLPVFNRRKCPQKLGAIGNRGTLFTLGAATSLLPCPSLLGLLAVAAGSGSVVLGATSGASFGVGIVCSPLLIAGGGLGMLAGRLRLEVGGMQRIFQGFAMLMLISMGVRLLLEVS
- a CDS encoding CoA activase, with amino-acid sequence MKKFAGIDIGSTSIKIAITDEEGTLVAHRITPTGSLFHKNTVAAFESLLHEAGIGREEIGAIVSTGYGRKLFKEADLSVSEITANGVGAANLGHSAVRTIINIGGQDLKVIRLDNDGHVSDFAMNDKCAAGTGRFLEMTARNLEIEVDELGSYHENSRGVPVVINSTCTVFAESEIISLLAAGHAKEDLVAGIHYAIARRVARLARRLGVEDTVLFDGGPAVNRGLVIALEDELMREVVVPELPQLTTAYGAALLAGEYVDTEVERCCA
- a CDS encoding 2-hydroxyacyl-CoA dehydratase, with amino-acid sequence MSTDRKARVSRTAALHLAMESEEMLRRIEGFPDNPVAMGYFYDLFRSRGKGESRPSGKGKAVGTLCVQVPEELIRACGARPVRLCSGAQAHESVGAEIMPAKSCPLVKATLGMLESGGQLEDLCGIVVPTTCDQKRKMASLLASHGYPVHLLEMPPVKDSEGARFYWQESVKELALTLEKWTGVRLNRKSVQAAILERSQASRVFQQLYALQCSQPAPLAGKDLLLVANSYFFDDINCWRQAVATLCMELEARVARGQGAGARQAPRILFTGSPPIFPNLKVPVLVEEAGAVIVADELCSSARLLHDQAIIGEGTLADMIPALADRALKPCTCPCLADNRDRERRLLTLADDYQVDGVIYQAFSGCLPYELEQRQIGAGLAQKGVPMLYVETDYSPEDMGQLSTRVEAFLESIRTRKYHKGVKK
- a CDS encoding 4Fe-4S binding protein; the encoded protein is MKSSICQRLDNGSVSWLRRWVQIVFFLLLVFGGMVAINLGNQLPTFACVFDQERGGSCYLMGFQHQMALPYAQLFSGRGIGVLVGLATFVGFFLILNKAWCGFACPLGTLQDWLTILRKKMGIRYGAFAPSVFTRLKKIKYLLLALLIMLPMAMGNSIAGLPKLNHDFEVPFCMICPGRTVLPLFTGDLSQLVIDFSSKTKLVLTALGMVVTGLFFVGSFVKRRFFCLFCPMSAFHYIFTKLGLLRLVKDGGRCTRCGNCFRACDVGIHAIADDVVSRNIVKDDCMMCFKCVEVCPEDRCLQVRFLGAPVYTSTATGFFRRQDGEGHEH